One window of the Zea mays cultivar B73 chromosome 3, Zm-B73-REFERENCE-NAM-5.0, whole genome shotgun sequence genome contains the following:
- the LOC100285566 gene encoding ubiquitin domain containing 1, which translates to MGCAGSTPKTDDNGKNLKKPKPWKHTQAITPAQLRQMRDEFWDTAPHYGGQKEIWDALRAAADSDLALAQTIVDSAGIIVSNSDMTLCYDERGAKYELPKYVLSEPTNLIRDG; encoded by the exons ATGGGATGCGCTGGATCCACTCCAAAGACTGACG ATAATGGTAAGAATTTGAAGAAACCAAAGCCTTGGAAGCACACCCAAGCAATAACGCCGGCACAACTCAGACAGATGCGTGATGAATTTTGGGACACTGCTCCTCACTATGGTGGACAGAAAG AGATTTGGGACGCACTTAGAGCCGCTGCAGACTCTGACCTAGCGCTTGCGCAAACCATAGTGGATAGTGCTGGCATCATCGTATCGAATTCTGACATGACACTTTGCTACGATGAAAGAG GTGCCAAATATGAGCTTCCAAAGTACGTTCTAAGCGAGCCAACAAACTTGATCAGGGACGGTTGA
- the LOC103651238 gene encoding protein STICHEL-like 3 isoform X1, with the protein MPAPDRATAGGGAGGHFRGHAHLTNCIHLRHHHAHAHAGAGGASSSGRRRSPASASLMRDLLALQRSRSLRDPSTRRSVESSRVAADPDDGTDDDDDDDADLPAKSRRSAGALKTLLDQLAENPHPKPGRRPPRRFKRRAGRRAAAASKPPDRAAALSVNSSSQEAVCGNKYLFHGGGGGDDDGDGVVELQQHLPQDSRNVCGIPWNWSRLHHRGKSILDMAGRSLSCGLSDSKSAAGRKSEAPAASGVRPLFPVKSERLASSTSSDSDALPLLVEEAATSGARKRIGVISSGSYSGELGIFSNQTSEMDSDLLSESQSGHKSLASRSQHGRGRHRSLTQKFAPKTFKDVVGQSLVVQALSNAILRRKIGLVYVFYGPHGTGKTSCARVFAKALNCLSSEHPRPCDSCTSCIAHNLGKSRSLMEIGPVGNIDMEGIVDVLDNVMLSPAPSHYRVFIFDDCDTLPADTWSAISKVVDRAPRRVVFILVSPNLELPHIILSRCQKFFFPKLRESDIVNTLQWICTSESLDVDKDAMKLIASRSDGSLRDAEMTLDQLSLLGQRISLSLVQELVGLVSDDKLVDLLDLALSADMVNTVKTLRDITETGVEPLALMSQLATIITDILAGSYAFTRERPRRKFFKRPTLSKEDMEKLRQALKTLSEAEKQLRVSSDKTTWLTAALLQLAPDKQYLLPSSSTSTSLNHGVLVGPFPDRGVGRAPAVENKGNLAGTSYGEKRTVEHTENGHVLSTSSVRANEGTKLRKAENEMVWQAVLESIQSDTLRKMMAKEARLNSISLGTEPTVQLIISSHISKSKAENYRAQILQAFESVLRSAIILEIRYESKNDAKPGHTPSMFPYPENDSTLRRSFTKHSPLSSGGEILISRFKKDSVVKGANSSKTRWMQSDPHILTEGEIIEVGPSRMHWHAQTNNDVLDVNERRKENTWEEETSSSPNQESVTNPKGRNGNRQNRQNSIVRGKVSLAHVIGRAEACSQRGGWSRRKAISIAEKLEQENLRMEPKSSLLCWRTSRTRRKLSSIKVRNRRSRTISRLILCGRCISTKSPR; encoded by the exons ATGCCCGCTCCCGACCGTGCCACGGCGGGGGGCGGTGCCGGGGGCCACTTCCGCGGCCACGCGCACCTCACCAACTGCATCCACCTGCGCCACCACCACGCGCACGCGCACGCGGGAGCGGGAGGCGCGTCGTCGTCGGGCCGGAGGCGGAGCCCGGCGTCCGCGTCGCTGATGCGCGACCTTCTCGCGCTGCAGCGCTCGCGATCGCTCCGGGACCCGTCCACGCGCCGCTCCGTCGAGTCGTCCAGGGTGGCGGCCGACCCCGACGATGgcaccgacgacgacgacgacgacgacgccgatcTCCCCGCCAAGTCCCGCCGCAGCGCCGGGGCGCTCAAGACGCTCCTGGACCAGCTAGCCGAGAACCCCCATCCGAAGCCCGGCCGCCGCCCGCCCCGCCGGTTCAAACGTCGGgcaggccgccgcgccgccgctgccAGCAAGCCTCCAGACCGCGCGGCCGCGCTCTCCGTCAACTCCAGCTCCCAGGAGGCCGTCTGCGGCAACAAATACCTGTtccatggcggcggcggcggcgacgacgacggcgatggCGTGGTGGAGCTGCAGCAGCATTTGCCGCAGGACTCGCGCAACGTCTGTGGCATTCCATGGAACTGGTCGCGTCTGCACCACCGGGGCAAGTCTATCCTCGACATGGCCGGCCGCAGCCTTTCGTGCGGCCTCTCCGACTCCAAGTCGGCGGCGGGGCGAAAGTCCGAAGCGCCCGCCGCCTCAGGTGTCCGTCCCCTTTTCCCCGTTAAGTCCGAGAGGCTGGCTTCGTCGACCAGTTCGGACTCGGACGCGCTGCCCCTGCTTGTTGAGGAGGCTGCCACCTCCGGTGCTCGCAAACGCATTGGCGTCATTTCTTCTGGAAGCTACTCCGGAGAGCTTGGGATTTTCTCTAACCAGACAAGCGAGATGGACTCCGACCTGCTGTCTGAGTCTCAGTCGGGGCACAAGTCACTGGCCTCGCGCTCGCAGCATGGCCGTGGGCGTCATCGTAGCCTGACACAGAAGTTCGCACCAAAGACGTTCAAAGACGTTGTTGGCCAGAGCTTGGTGGTGCAGGCGCTGTCCAACGCCATCCTGAGGAGGAAGATTGGGTTGGTGTATGTATTCTATGGTCCGCACGGCACGGGCAAGACTTCGTGCGCCCGTGTCTTTGCCAAGGCGCTCAATTGCCTCTCCTCTGAGCACCCCAGGCCCTGTGACTCATGCACGTCGTGCATTGCTCACAATCTCGGCAAGAGCAGGAGCCTGATGGAGATTGGGCCGGTTGGCAACATCGACATGGAGGGCATTGTGGACGTCCTCGATAATGTGATGCTTTCACCTGCACCATCACACTACAGGGTGTTTATATTTGATGACTGTGATACTCTGCCAGCTGACACTTGGAGTGCTATCTCAAAAGTTGTGGACCGGGCACCCCGTCGAGTTGTGTTTATCCTTGTCAGTCCAAACCTTGAACTTCCTCACATCATCCTGTCGAGATGCCAGAAGTTCTTTTTCCCAAAGCTGAGGGAGTCCGACATTGTCAATACATTGCAGTGGATTTGCACCAGCGAGAGTCTAGATGTTGATAAAGATGCAATGAAGCTAATTGCATCTCGTTCCGATGGATCTTTGAGGGATGCCGAGATGACTCTTGATCAACTCAGTTTGCTTGGACAAAGGATTTCCTTGTCTCTTGTCCAAGAATTG GTTGGTCTGGTGTCTGATGATAAACTGGTCGATTTGCTTGATTTGGCTCTATCTGCCGACATGGTGAACACAGTGAAGACACTACGAGACATCACAGAAACCGGCGTTGAGCCTTTAGCACTGATGTCTCAGCTTGCCACAATAATTACTGATATTCTTGCTGGTTCGTATGCATTTACTCGAGAAAGGCCCAGGAGAAAGTTCTTCAAACGTCCTACCT TGTCAAAGGAAGATATGGAAAAACTACGTCAGGCCTTGAAAACACTATCTGAAGCTGAAAAGCAGTTGAGGGTTTCTAGTGACAAGACAACCTGGCTTACAGCTGCTCTGCTTCAGCTTGCTCCTGATAAGCAGTACCTGCTGCCTAGTTCATCAACTAGTACAAGTTTGAACCATGGTGTGCTGGTTGGTCCCTTTCCTGATAGGGGTGTAGGGAGGGCCCCAGCAGTTGAGAATAAAGGTAACCTGGCAGGCACGTCTTATGGGGAAAAGAGAACTGTTGAACACACAGAAAATGGTCATGTGTTGTCAACCAGTTCTGTCAGAGCAAATGAGGGAACTAAACTCAGAAAAGCGGAAAATGAAATGGTCTGGCAAGCTGTGCTTGAGAGTATCCAATCAGATACATTGAGAAAAATGATGGCTAAAGAGGCCAGGCTAAACTCTATCAGCCTTGGAACAG AACCAACAGTGCAACTAATAATTAGCTCACATATCAGTAAGTCCAAAGCCGAAAACTACAGAGCTCAGATTCTGCAGGCATTTGAGTCCGTTCTTCGTTCTGCTATAATACTTGAAATTCGATATGAATCAAAGAATGATGCAAAACCAGGTCATACTCCATCAATGTTTCCTTACCCTGAGAATGACTCGACACTGAGGAGGTCCTTTACTAAACATAGTCCACTCTCTTCTGGAGGTGAGATTCTAATTTCGAGGTTTAAAAAGGATAGTGTTGTGAAGGGAGCTAACTCTAGTAAGACTAGATGGATGCAATCTGATCCCCACATATTAACAGAAGGTGAAATAATTGAAGTTGGACCTTCTCGCATGCATTGGCATGCTCAAACAAATAATGATGTTCTTGACGTAAATGAAAGAAGAAAGGAGAACACATGGGAGGAAGAAACTTCGTCATCACCAAACCAAGAGAGCGTGACTAATCCAAAAGGAAGAAATGGGAACAGACAGAATCGACAGAACAGCATAGTAAGAGGAAAGGTATCTCTTGCTCATGTTATTGGGAGGGCTGAAGCTTGTTCTCAGCGAGGAGGCTGGTCTAGACGAAAAGCTATATCGATTGCTGAAaagctagagcaagagaattt GAGGATGGAGCCTAAATCGAGTCTACTTTGTTGGAGAACCTCAAGGACTCGTCGGAAG CTCTCTTCAATTAAGGTCAGGAATCGAAGATCACGCACCATATCAAGGCTCATATTGTGTGGAAGATGCATTTCGACCAAATCTCCAAGATAG
- the LOC103651238 gene encoding protein STICHEL-like 3 yields MPAPDRATAGGGAGGHFRGHAHLTNCIHLRHHHAHAHAGAGGASSSGRRRSPASASLMRDLLALQRSRSLRDPSTRRSVESSRVAADPDDGTDDDDDDDADLPAKSRRSAGALKTLLDQLAENPHPKPGRRPPRRFKRRAGRRAAAASKPPDRAAALSVNSSSQEAVCGNKYLFHGGGGGDDDGDGVVELQQHLPQDSRNVCGIPWNWSRLHHRGKSILDMAGRSLSCGLSDSKSAAGRKSEAPAASGVRPLFPVKSERLASSTSSDSDALPLLVEEAATSGARKRIGVISSGSYSGELGIFSNQTSEMDSDLLSESQSGHKSLASRSQHGRGRHRSLTQKFAPKTFKDVVGQSLVVQALSNAILRRKIGLVYVFYGPHGTGKTSCARVFAKALNCLSSEHPRPCDSCTSCIAHNLGKSRSLMEIGPVGNIDMEGIVDVLDNVMLSPAPSHYRVFIFDDCDTLPADTWSAISKVVDRAPRRVVFILVSPNLELPHIILSRCQKFFFPKLRESDIVNTLQWICTSESLDVDKDAMKLIASRSDGSLRDAEMTLDQLSLLGQRISLSLVQELVGLVSDDKLVDLLDLALSADMVNTVKTLRDITETGVEPLALMSQLATIITDILAGSYAFTRERPRRKFFKRPTLSKEDMEKLRQALKTLSEAEKQLRVSSDKTTWLTAALLQLAPDKQYLLPSSSTSTSLNHGVLVGPFPDRGVGRAPAVENKGNLAGTSYGEKRTVEHTENGHVLSTSSVRANEGTKLRKAENEMVWQAVLESIQSDTLRKMMAKEARLNSISLGTEPTVQLIISSHISKSKAENYRAQILQAFESVLRSAIILEIRYESKNDAKPGHTPSMFPYPENDSTLRRSFTKHSPLSSGEGEIIEVGPSRMHWHAQTNNDVLDVNERRKENTWEEETSSSPNQESVTNPKGRNGNRQNRQNSIVRGKVSLAHVIGRAEACSQRGGWSRRKAISIAEKLEQENLRMEPKSSLLCWRTSRTRRKLSSIKVRNRRSRTISRLILCGRCISTKSPR; encoded by the exons ATGCCCGCTCCCGACCGTGCCACGGCGGGGGGCGGTGCCGGGGGCCACTTCCGCGGCCACGCGCACCTCACCAACTGCATCCACCTGCGCCACCACCACGCGCACGCGCACGCGGGAGCGGGAGGCGCGTCGTCGTCGGGCCGGAGGCGGAGCCCGGCGTCCGCGTCGCTGATGCGCGACCTTCTCGCGCTGCAGCGCTCGCGATCGCTCCGGGACCCGTCCACGCGCCGCTCCGTCGAGTCGTCCAGGGTGGCGGCCGACCCCGACGATGgcaccgacgacgacgacgacgacgacgccgatcTCCCCGCCAAGTCCCGCCGCAGCGCCGGGGCGCTCAAGACGCTCCTGGACCAGCTAGCCGAGAACCCCCATCCGAAGCCCGGCCGCCGCCCGCCCCGCCGGTTCAAACGTCGGgcaggccgccgcgccgccgctgccAGCAAGCCTCCAGACCGCGCGGCCGCGCTCTCCGTCAACTCCAGCTCCCAGGAGGCCGTCTGCGGCAACAAATACCTGTtccatggcggcggcggcggcgacgacgacggcgatggCGTGGTGGAGCTGCAGCAGCATTTGCCGCAGGACTCGCGCAACGTCTGTGGCATTCCATGGAACTGGTCGCGTCTGCACCACCGGGGCAAGTCTATCCTCGACATGGCCGGCCGCAGCCTTTCGTGCGGCCTCTCCGACTCCAAGTCGGCGGCGGGGCGAAAGTCCGAAGCGCCCGCCGCCTCAGGTGTCCGTCCCCTTTTCCCCGTTAAGTCCGAGAGGCTGGCTTCGTCGACCAGTTCGGACTCGGACGCGCTGCCCCTGCTTGTTGAGGAGGCTGCCACCTCCGGTGCTCGCAAACGCATTGGCGTCATTTCTTCTGGAAGCTACTCCGGAGAGCTTGGGATTTTCTCTAACCAGACAAGCGAGATGGACTCCGACCTGCTGTCTGAGTCTCAGTCGGGGCACAAGTCACTGGCCTCGCGCTCGCAGCATGGCCGTGGGCGTCATCGTAGCCTGACACAGAAGTTCGCACCAAAGACGTTCAAAGACGTTGTTGGCCAGAGCTTGGTGGTGCAGGCGCTGTCCAACGCCATCCTGAGGAGGAAGATTGGGTTGGTGTATGTATTCTATGGTCCGCACGGCACGGGCAAGACTTCGTGCGCCCGTGTCTTTGCCAAGGCGCTCAATTGCCTCTCCTCTGAGCACCCCAGGCCCTGTGACTCATGCACGTCGTGCATTGCTCACAATCTCGGCAAGAGCAGGAGCCTGATGGAGATTGGGCCGGTTGGCAACATCGACATGGAGGGCATTGTGGACGTCCTCGATAATGTGATGCTTTCACCTGCACCATCACACTACAGGGTGTTTATATTTGATGACTGTGATACTCTGCCAGCTGACACTTGGAGTGCTATCTCAAAAGTTGTGGACCGGGCACCCCGTCGAGTTGTGTTTATCCTTGTCAGTCCAAACCTTGAACTTCCTCACATCATCCTGTCGAGATGCCAGAAGTTCTTTTTCCCAAAGCTGAGGGAGTCCGACATTGTCAATACATTGCAGTGGATTTGCACCAGCGAGAGTCTAGATGTTGATAAAGATGCAATGAAGCTAATTGCATCTCGTTCCGATGGATCTTTGAGGGATGCCGAGATGACTCTTGATCAACTCAGTTTGCTTGGACAAAGGATTTCCTTGTCTCTTGTCCAAGAATTG GTTGGTCTGGTGTCTGATGATAAACTGGTCGATTTGCTTGATTTGGCTCTATCTGCCGACATGGTGAACACAGTGAAGACACTACGAGACATCACAGAAACCGGCGTTGAGCCTTTAGCACTGATGTCTCAGCTTGCCACAATAATTACTGATATTCTTGCTGGTTCGTATGCATTTACTCGAGAAAGGCCCAGGAGAAAGTTCTTCAAACGTCCTACCT TGTCAAAGGAAGATATGGAAAAACTACGTCAGGCCTTGAAAACACTATCTGAAGCTGAAAAGCAGTTGAGGGTTTCTAGTGACAAGACAACCTGGCTTACAGCTGCTCTGCTTCAGCTTGCTCCTGATAAGCAGTACCTGCTGCCTAGTTCATCAACTAGTACAAGTTTGAACCATGGTGTGCTGGTTGGTCCCTTTCCTGATAGGGGTGTAGGGAGGGCCCCAGCAGTTGAGAATAAAGGTAACCTGGCAGGCACGTCTTATGGGGAAAAGAGAACTGTTGAACACACAGAAAATGGTCATGTGTTGTCAACCAGTTCTGTCAGAGCAAATGAGGGAACTAAACTCAGAAAAGCGGAAAATGAAATGGTCTGGCAAGCTGTGCTTGAGAGTATCCAATCAGATACATTGAGAAAAATGATGGCTAAAGAGGCCAGGCTAAACTCTATCAGCCTTGGAACAG AACCAACAGTGCAACTAATAATTAGCTCACATATCAGTAAGTCCAAAGCCGAAAACTACAGAGCTCAGATTCTGCAGGCATTTGAGTCCGTTCTTCGTTCTGCTATAATACTTGAAATTCGATATGAATCAAAGAATGATGCAAAACCAGGTCATACTCCATCAATGTTTCCTTACCCTGAGAATGACTCGACACTGAGGAGGTCCTTTACTAAACATAGTCCACTCTCTTCTGGAG AAGGTGAAATAATTGAAGTTGGACCTTCTCGCATGCATTGGCATGCTCAAACAAATAATGATGTTCTTGACGTAAATGAAAGAAGAAAGGAGAACACATGGGAGGAAGAAACTTCGTCATCACCAAACCAAGAGAGCGTGACTAATCCAAAAGGAAGAAATGGGAACAGACAGAATCGACAGAACAGCATAGTAAGAGGAAAGGTATCTCTTGCTCATGTTATTGGGAGGGCTGAAGCTTGTTCTCAGCGAGGAGGCTGGTCTAGACGAAAAGCTATATCGATTGCTGAAaagctagagcaagagaattt GAGGATGGAGCCTAAATCGAGTCTACTTTGTTGGAGAACCTCAAGGACTCGTCGGAAG CTCTCTTCAATTAAGGTCAGGAATCGAAGATCACGCACCATATCAAGGCTCATATTGTGTGGAAGATGCATTTCGACCAAATCTCCAAGATAG